From the genome of Onthophagus taurus isolate NC chromosome 5, IU_Otau_3.0, whole genome shotgun sequence, one region includes:
- the LOC111414917 gene encoding protein drumstick, with amino-acid sequence MFAIMQLESDVSGREFRRKMRPKCEFICKYCQRRFTKSYNLMIHERTHKSPDLTFSCQVCGKSFMRQDNLKQHRCSQCIWR; translated from the coding sequence ATGTTCGCGATAATGCAGTTGGAGAGCGACGTTAGCGGTCGAGAATTCAGAAGGAAGATGAGACCAAAGTGCGAATTCATTTGCAAATACTGTCAACGTAGATTCACCAAGTCCTACAACTTGATGATCCACGAGAGAACCCACAAAAGTCCTGATTTGACGTTCAGCTGCCAGGTCTGCGGGAAAAGTTTTATGAGACAAGATAATCTCAAACAACACAG